The Morococcus cerebrosus sequence GGTCTGCGTCGCATCCGCCAGAATCAGGAACGCGCCGATTTGCGGGGCGATGGTCGTACCCAATGAGTTGAATGCCTGCACCAAAGTCAGCGTAGCGGATTCTTTGCCCGGTTTCGCCAACAAGGTTACATACGGGTTGCCTGCAACCTGCAATAGGGTTACGCCTGAAGCAAGAATGAAGAGCGCGCCCAAGAAAGTCGGGTAAGAGTGACTGCCCGCAGCGGGATAAAACAGCAAGCATCCGACGGCGGTCAGCAAGAAGCCGCCGATGACGCCGTTTTTATAGCCGATTTTACCGACGAGATGCCCCATCGGAATCGACATGATGGCATAGGCGGTAAAAAAACAGAATTGAATCAGCATCGCCTGAACATAAGTCAGCTCGAAAATTTCTTTCAGATGCGGAATCAGGATGTCGTTCATGCAGGTGATGAAACCCATCATGAAGAAGAGCGTGGTCAGGACGACCAGCGCGGAATTATGGTTTTGTTGTGATGGCGCAGACATGATTTGCCTTTCGATTTATTGGAATTGACCGTACAAACAGTTAATATCCGTTAATAACGGGCCGAATCATACTGGCTTTTGCCATTCTTGCAAACACTGGAAATGCGCCGACTACATAGAGTTTCAGCAAGATTCTGTCCGATAACGCATTTTTATAGACAGAATCCGTCTGAATTTTACAATTAACCTACCCGCAAACGACTTAAAATCTTATTTCAGACGACCTTTGACCTGACGCAAACTTATCCGCCATGCCCCTCATTTACGCCTATCTCGGACTCGCCGCCTCCGCCTTTACCTCCGCCACCATCCTGCCCGGCACGTCCGAAGCCGCCTTCGCCGCGTTTATCTACACCTATCCCGAACAGGCATACGGCGCGTGGTTGTGCGCCGGACTGGCAAACGGCTTGGGCAGCATGGTTTCCTATTGGATGGGGCGGCTGATTCCGTCCAAGAAAAGGTCGTCTGAAAAGACCCTGCGCCTGCTCCGACGCTGGGGCACCCTGCCCCTTTTGTTTGCCTGGCTGCCCGTCATCGGCGACGCGCTGCCCATTGCCGCAGGCTGGCTCAGGCTCAACCCCTACACCTCCGCACTCATGCTCCTGACCGGAAAAATCCTGCGCTACGGCATCATCCTCGCCGGTATCAAAGGCATGATGTAAACCATTTGCGCAAAACCTGCCGCATTCATTTTCAGACGACCTGAAACAGCGTAAAATCCCAAAGGAAATATCCCGTCCCTTCATTTTTTGCAAAGCGAGAAACCATGTTCTTCAAGCACATCGAAGCCGCCCCCGCAGACCCCATCTTAGGCTTGGGCGAAGCATTCAAAGCCGAAACCCGTCCCGAAAAAGTCAACCTCGGCATCGGCGTTTATAAAGACGCATCCGGCGCGACCCCCATCGTCAAAGCCGTCAAAGAAGCCGAAAAACGCCTGCTCGAGAGCGAAACCACCAAAAACTACCTCACCATCGACGGCGTTGCCGACTACAACGAGCAAACCCAAATCCTTCTTTTCGGCGCAGACCACGAAATCGTCGCCAGCCGCCGCGCCAAAACCGCCCAAAGCCTCGGCGGCACAGGCGCATTGCGTATTGCCGCCGAGTTCGCCAAACGCCAGTTGAACGCACAAACCGTCTGGATTTCCAACCCCACCTGGCCCAACCACAACGCCATCTTCAAAGCCGTCGGCATCCAAGACAAGCCTTACCGCTACTACGACGCCGCCAAACACGGCCTAGACTGGGACGGCATGATTGAAGACCTGAGCCAAGCGCAAAAAGGCGACATCGTCCTCTTGCACGGCTGCTGCCACAACCCCACCGGTATCGACCCTACTCCCGAACAATGGGAAACCCTCGCCAAACTCTCCGCCGAAAAAGGCTGGCTGCCCCTGTTTGACTTCGCCTACCAAGGCTTCGGCAACGGCCTCGAAGAAGACGCATACGGCTTGCGCACCTTCCTGAAATACAACAAAGAATTGCTCATCGCCAGCTCCTATTCCAAAAACTTCGGCATGTATAACGAACGCGTCGGCGCATTTACCTTAGTCGCAGAAGACGAAGCAACCGCTGCCCGCGCCCACAGCCAAGTCAAAACCATCATCCGCACCCTCTACTCCAACCCAGCCTCACACGGCGCGAACACCATCGCCCTCGTGTTGAAAGACGCGGATTTGAAAGCACAATGGATTGCCGAACTCGACGAAATGCGCGGCCGCATCAAAGCCATGCGTCAAAAATTCGTCGAACTGCTCAAAGCCAAAGGCGCAAATCAGGACTTCGATTTCATCATCGAACAAAACGGCATGTTCTCCTTCAGCGGCCTCACGCCCGAACAAGTCGACCGCCTGAAAAACGAGTTCGCCATCTACGCCGTGCGCTCCGGCCGCATCAACGTCGCCGGTATTACCGATGACAACATCGATTACCTGTGCGAAAGCATCGTGAAAGTGTTGTAGTCCGCATCAGGCAATACCAAAAGGTCGTCTGAAAACCTAAATACCGTTTTCAGACGACCTTTCCCCACCTTTTGACACAACAACCCCTTAAAGCATCACATTATGAGACCCACACTAGACGTCATCATCCCCTGCTACAACTCCGCCGCCACCCTTCAAGCGGCTGTCGAAAGCGCCGTTTCCCAACCCGCCGTCGAAAACGTCTGGCTGATTGACGACGCCTCCATCGACGACACACGCCTTATCATGAGCGACCTCACCGCCATCCATCCGAAAGTCCGTTGCGAATACATGCTCGAAAACGGCGGCGCCGCCAAAGCCCGCAACTGGGGCGCCATGCAAAGCCAAGCCGACTTCATCGCCTTCCTCGACGCCGACGACGTCTATGAAAACAACGTCCTCAACGCCACCTACCTCGGCTTGGAAGCCTACTCCTACCTCAGCCTGGTCCGCCTCAAATTGCGTCCCGTCGGCTTTCCCGAACACTACCTCAACCACCCGCAATTCCCCACCGCATGGGAAAGGCTGCAAATGACCGGCGGCGGCAACACCGTATTCCGCCGCAGCATCTTTCTCGCCTGCGGCGGCTTTCCGCAAGACGAACTCTTCCGAATCTTCGGCGGCGAAGATGCCGCACTCAGCATCGCCCTGACCCGCAACAGCGTCGTCGGCTACCTCTTTGAAGAACGCGATCCCGCCGTCAGACACAACTACCGCCCCGGCATCCACGCCGAGCGCCTGCTCGATGCCGAACTTTTCGGCAAAACCATCCCCGGACTGACCATAGACCACCAAAACGAAGCCGAAGCCGTCACCCGCCGCATCGGCCGCCGCCTTCAAGAAGTCAAAGCACACTCAACCTTCGAAGAAGCCGGCACCATGCCGCTCTACCCCGAGTACGAATAAGCAGGCATCAACGCCAAAACCCGTCCGAACGGTTGCATCACATTGCTTAAAGCAAAAAGGTCGGCGGATTCGCATTTGAAGTGCAACTTTCCATAACAGAAAAAGGCCAGTATGCGGTAGCATACGGCCTTTCCTGCAAGAAAGATTGCCATGAGCTACACACAACTGACCCAAGACGAACGATACCATATCCAATACCTGTCCCGCCACTGCACCATCGCCGAAATCGCCAAACAGCTCAACCGCCACAAAAGCACCATCAGCCGAGAAATCAAGCGGCACTGCATCCAAGGACAGCAATACAGCGCCGAAAAAGCACAGAAGCAAAGCCGGCTGACCAAACAGCACCGGCGAAAACCCTATAAGCTCGATTCGCAGCTGGTTCAACACATCGACACCCTTATCCGCCGCAAACTCAGTCCCGAACAAGTATGTGCCTACCTGCATAAACACCACGGGATCACACTCCATCACAGCACTATTTACCGCTACCTCCGCCAAGACAAAAGCAACGGCGGCACTTTGTGGCAACACCTCAGAATATGCAGCAAACCCTACCGCAAACGCTACGGCAGCACATGGACCAGAGGCAAAGTGCCCGACCGCGTCGGCATAGAGAACCGACCTGCTATCGTCGACCGGAAAACCCGCATCGGCGATTGGGAGGCCGACACCATCGTCGGCAAAAATCAGAAAAGCGCGTTATTGACCTTGGTCGAACGCACTACCCGCTACACCATCATCTGCAAATTAAAGAACTTAAAAGCCGAAGACACTGCCCGGGCGGCCATTAGGGTATTAAAGGCATATAAAGCCAGAGTCCACACCATCACCATGGATAACGGCAAAGAGTTCTACCAACACACCAAAATAGCCAAAGCCTTGAAGGCGAAAACCTATTTTTGCCGCCCTTACCATTCTTGGGAGAAAGGGCTGAATGAGAACACCAATGGACTCATCCGGCAATATTTCCCCAAACAAACCGATTTCCGAAACATCAGCGATCGGGAGATACGCAGGGTTCAAGATGAGTTGAACCACCGGCCGAGAAAAACACTTGGCTACGAAACGCCAAGTGTTTTATTCTTAAATCTGTTCCAACCACTGGTACCCTAGTGTTGCACTTGAAATCCGAATCCAAGGTCGTCTGAAATCTTGTTTTCAGACGACCTTTATTCATATAGTGGATTAACTTTAAATCAGGACAAGGCGACGAAGCCGCAGACAATACAGATAGTACGGAACCGATTCACTTGGTGCTTCAGTACCTTAGAGAATCGTTCTCTTTGAGCTAGGCGAGGCAACGCCGTACTGGTTTAAAGTTAATACACTATAACAAACAAACCCGTATCAAAACCGTAACGGGCAGGCTGTAACAATCTCAAAACATACCGGCAAATAAAAAAGCCCGGACATTTGTCCAGGCTTTTTAAATTTGGTGGGTCGTGAGCGATTCGAACGCTCGACCAACGGATTAAAAGTCCGCTGCTCTACCGACTGAGCTAACGACCCGATAAGCTGCGAATTATAGAAGGCGGCACTTTTCGTGTCAAGCAATTTTCTCAAAACAACAAGATTAAATCTTTAAATATTTGATTTTCCGATTATTCGCTTTAGCATAATCTTCAGCACTACAAAGTCGTCTGAAACTGTTTGAAAGGCTTTCAGACGACCTCTGCCCGTTATTCCACTACGATTTTTGGGAAGCGGCTGCTGAAATCTTTGCCTTTGTCTGCAATGGTCAGGGCGATTTGGAAGGCTGCGTCGGTGTAGATTTTGGCAATGGCGGGATGTTCGTCAAACAACTGTTTCGCCGCGCCGCCGTCCATTGCTTCGCGTACGGGCAGGCTTAACGGAAGCTGTCCGAGCAGCGGGACATTCAGACGACCTGCCAAGTTTTTGCCGCCTTCCGAACCGAAAATAGCTTCGGCGTGGCCGCAGTTGGAGCAGATATGTACCGACATGTTTTCCAGTACGCCGAAAATCGGAATATTGACTTTGTGGAACATATCGACTGCTTTGCGCGCGTCAATCAGGGCAATGTCTTGCGGCGTGGTAACGACGACTGAACCGGTTACGGGGATTTTCTGCGACAGGGTAAGCTGGATGTCGCCTGTACCCGGCGGCAGGTCGATAAAGAGGTAGTCCACTTCGTCCCACTCGCTTTGGAACATCAACTGCTGCAAGGCTTGGCTGACCATCGGGCCGCGCCAAACAACGGCTTGATCGGTATCGACCAAAAAACCGATAGACATCACTTGGATGCCGCTGTCGGCTTCGACGGGAACCAGTTTTTTGTTTTGTTGGTCGGGTTTGCGGTCTTGCACACCCAACATGGTCGGCTGGCTGGGGCCGTAGAGGTCGGCATCCAGCACGCCCACGCGTGCACCCATGCGTGCCATGGCGGTGGCGAGATTGGCGGTGGTGGTGGATTTGCCGACACCGCCTTTGCCGGATGCAACGGCAATGATGTTTTTGACGCCTTTGATGGTGGCGACGCCGGGCTGTACTTTGTGCGTTGTGATTTCAGTGTCAATGCTGAGGTGGATATGCGCATCGCCCGTGATGCCGATGACGGCTTCTTGCAGGCTGTTGGCGATGTCGGCGGCGATATGCCCGACGGGGAATCCGAATTTCAGTCCGATATGGAGGCCGTCGGAACGTTCTTCCAATAGTTTGACGGCTTTTTCGCTGCCGAGCGTGCGTTCGGTACCGGGGATTTTTACTGCTTCGATTGCGGCGGAAATGGCGGGGATATTCATGTTGTTCTCTCTGATGCGGTGGCGTTTGAAACAGAACGAATGATACCGTATTGCCTTGTTCGGACGCAAAATATTGCGGGCTTGGCGTTTCAGACGACCTTTCGCATGAAATGCCAAGCCCGCGGGGAAATGCGTATAATGACCGCCTGACAAAATTTGTAAGCATCAAAATAAGATTATGGACATTTCCGATTTCGATTTCACCCTGCCCGACCGATTAATTGCCCAGCATCCGCCCGAAGTGCGCGGCAGCAGCCGTCTTTTGGTCGCACTGCCCGATATGCCGCTGCAAGACCGCGTGTTCGGCGATTTGCCTGATTATATTGAGGCGGGCGACGTTTTGGTGTTCAACAACACCAAAGTCATGAAAGCGCGGCTGTTCGGGCAAAAAGAGAGCGGCGGAAAAATCGAGGCCTTAATAGAGCGCGTTTTGGACAACCACACCGCGCTGGCGCACATCCGCTCGTCCAAATCGCCCAAACCCGGCACGAAGCTGATTTTTGAAGGCGATATTTGTGCCGTCATGGTGGAGCGTGCGGACGAACTGTTTTGCCTGCGCTTTGAAGGCGAACAAACCGTTTACGAACTTCTGGAGCAAAACGGCCATTTGCCGCTGCCGCCTTATATCGAACGCGCTGCCGGCGCGGATGACGACACACGCTATCAAACCGTCTATGCCAAACATCAGGGCGCGGTCGCTGCGCCGACGGCAGGTTTGCATTTTACAGACGAGCTTTTAGGTCGTCTGAAAGCCAAAGGCGTGGAAACAGCGGAAGTCACCCTGCACGTCGGCGCGGGAACGTTCCAGCCCGTGCGCGTGGACAAAATCGAAGAACACAAAATGCACAGCGAATGGTTTGACGTACCGCCCGAAACCGTCGCCGCCATCGAAGCCGCCCATGCGCGCGGAAACAAAGTTTGGGCAGTCGGCACCACTTCCATGCGCGCCCTCGAATCCGCCGCGCGCGAGACAGGTCGTCTGAAAGCGGGACAGGGCGACACCGATATTTTTATCACGCCGGGCTACCGCTTCCGCGTCATCGACCGCCTGATTACCAATTTCCACCTGCCCAAATCCACGCTTCTGATGCTCGTCAGCGCGTTTTCGAGCATGGAACACATCCGTTCGGTATACCGCCATGCGGTCGAACATGAATACCGGTTTTTCAGCTACGGGGACGCGATGGTTTTGGGGCGGAGAGAAATGGACATCGAGGATTAAAAGATACTGCTCCTCCTGCCGCCCTTCCCGCCCTGGAAATTTGCTTTTGAATCCGGCAACGGTTTTTAAACGCTTATTTCGTAAAATTTCCTATGGATTCCCGCCCGCGCGGGAATAACGGCAGGAACCTTATTATTTCGGTTCGCCATCAGTCTCCCGGTTCAATATGAAACCGGCTTTAATGCATGAAGTCGAACTTCAATTATTTGCATCTTCCTTTTCTTGATTGGTTTTCCTGAAAATTCGTCTAACAAAAACATAGGGAAGAAATATTGAAAGAAAATTCAAAGTCCCCTGAATAAAATTCAAATTCCAACTGTATTTATTGATATAGCCGAGAAGGAACATATCGGATAAAAAATATAGAAATTGATAACAAGCTATGACCAATATGACGAAAAATATAAACTGCTTCCAGTTTTTCATAGAATACCTCACACCATTTCCAAAAGTTCCGACGCTGCCAACGATAAATCCCTTCCCTTGCTGCTTCATGCTTTTCCTGATTGAAGCCCGTCAGTAGGTTTTTCAATAACAAATATTCATTATTGCCGATGCATTCTAAAGCTTTTTCAGACTCATCCGTACTTATTCCCCATCAAATACCCTTTACATTCAGCCGCAGCTTGATGTCGTCTGAAAACGGGGTTACGTTGAGGTTGATGATGGAAGGTCGTCTGAAAACTTTTCAGACGACCTTTTCCACATCCTCATCTCAAACGTGATGGATAACCAGCTTCTTGCCCTGATAGTCCAATACGTCCACATCTATATCAAACAAATCTTTAATATTTTCAGCGGTAAAGATGTCGTTCGGCGCGCCGGTCATGGCGACTTGCCCGTTTTTCATGGCGACGACGTGGTCGGCGTAGGCGGCGGCTTGGTTGATGTCATGCAGGACGACGACGGTAGTGCGCTTGTGTTCGCGGGTCAGCCGTTGGAGCAGCTGCATGAGGGCGCGGGCGTGGTACATGTCGAGGTTGTTGAGCGGTTCGTCCAAGAGGACGTAATCGGTGCTTTGGCAGAAGACCATGGCAATCATGGCGCGTTGGCGTTGTCCGCCGGAGAGTTCGGTCAGGTAGCGGTTGGCGAAGCTGTCCAGTTTGAACTCGGAAAGTGCGTTTTCGACGATGGCGAGGTCTTCGGGGGTCGGCCTGCCTTGGTGGTAGGGATAACGCCCGAACATGAGCAGGTCGCGTACGGTGATGCGGCTCATGACGCTGTTTTCTTGGGTTAGGATGGAGAGCGTTTTTGCCAGCTCGGCGGTGGGCGTGGTCGAAACATCTTTGCCGGCGTAGCTGATGCTGCCCTGTTCCAGCGGGCGGAGGCGTGCCATGAAGGAGAGGAGCGTGGATTTGCCTGCGCCGTTGGGACCGATGAGCGCGGTGATGCCGCCTTCGGGGATGTCTAGGCTGACGTTGTTGAGGATGGGGTTGCCGCCGATGTGGAAGCTGACGTTGCGGATGGTAATCATGATGGGTGTGATGTGTGGATTTGTTTTCAGACGACCTCCGAACATGAGAGGTCGTCTGAAAAGGATGGGCTTCAGATTTCGCGAACGATGACGAATTGGGGATTGTCTGCCAAATCAATCAAGAAGGCTTTGACACGCGCCTGCCAGAGTTCGCCAAAGCGTTTGAGTTCTTCTGCGGTGGCGATACCGCTGACGGCTTTGGGCATGATGTCGCGCATTTCGGGGGCGAAGGGCTGCATGGCGGCGTTGAGGCTGACGGCGACGGTTTTGCCGTTGTCTTTGCGGCGCAGGGTCAGCGTGCCTTCGATGTCGGCATCGAAACTCAACAGGTTGCGGCGGGCGAAGCGTCCTTGCGGGCCGACGCCGCCGAAGCCGGTTTCGGGAGCGGCGCCGGTTAAGAGTTGGACGACGGATGCGGTAACGCCGACCGTGCCTTCGTCGCGCGCGCCCTGCATGGCGGCTTCGATTCCGCCGCGCTGCGGCAGATCGCTGCCGTAAAGTGCTTTCAAGCCTTTAAGCGTCATGAGGTACGCGCCTGCGACGGTGGGGCAGGAGTGTCCGCACAGGCGGACGGCATCAGCGTAGCGATACTGCATGATGCCCTCCTCTGCCGCGCCGAGAAATTCGGCGAGCGCGTCTTGGACGGTCAGCGTCGGGGCTTGCTCGAAAAATTCGGGAAAGTGTTCTTGAGTCATACGGTATCCTTTTGCTTTAAAGAGGTCGTCTGAATCTGTTTTCAGACGACCTTTGTGCTTATTTCAACAGGGTGCGTTTATCGTTGATAAACATTTCGGCAATTTTACTTGAACCGAACGGGTTGAGGTGGTTGGTATCGAAATACACCGGCAGCCCGTCTATGAGTTTGTCCGCGGGGATGTACTGCATAAAGTCAACCCACTGCACGCCGCGGTGCTGCTTCACGATTTTTTCGACTTCGTCTTCCGACTTGGCGGAATCGAGGACCTCTTCTTTTTTATCCTCTGAAACATAATTGATGTCGATGCCGAGCTTTTGTCTCAGATAATAACGCCGCAACGGCAACTGCCCGTCCATAGGCGTATCGGCCAAAACGTACACTTTTTTTCCCGCCTTCACCAAATCCTCCAGCATTGTGTTGAACCGTTCCAAAAATTCCGGTTTGGCGGTATGGAGGAACCAGCGTTGCGAAATGATGATGACAGGATAGTCTTTGGTTTTTTGTTCGATAAACCTGTTATACGGATTGCAGCGGTCAGCGCGGCGGTCGCTGTCGGGCAGGACGAATCCGAACGCGGTGGCGCAGCTGTTGGACGTGATAACGTCTGCCGACCAGCCTTCTTTTTTGCCGACGATGTCGAGGAACGGGCTCAAATGGGCGGCATGCGAGTCGCCGATGACCAAAACTTCAGGTTTTTGGTTTGCCGCGCCGACGGCGCAGTCGGTTTTGGTCAGCGTGTCCGCGCAAATTTTGCTTTCATCAGCCTTGTACAAACTGCTTTCAAACGCGGCGGGTTTGGCGGTCATCAGGTAGGTTGCTGCAGGAATCAGCAGCGCGAAATAAGCCGCCATGCTCCATTTGAATTTCGCCGTCGTAAAATTCTTCGCCTTCCGCGCCGGTGTTTCCACAAAATAATAAGACAACACCGACAACAGCAGCATGATGATGACAGCCAATGCCGATGCGGCAAGCGGCAGCTGGGCGTCCATATAAATGTAGCGCATGAGCGCCAACACCACCCAGTGCCACAAATACAGCGAATACGAAATCAGGCCGATAAACACTACGGGCTTGAGGCTCAACAGTTTGGACGTATTGAAACCTTCCTGCATCTGCAATGATTTGCCCGAATAAATCAAACCGCCGACCGCTAGACAGCAAAGCAGCCGTTCGATGTTTCCCGCGCCGGGCAGGACGCCGTAGGGCAACACCAGAGTGGCGGCGATGACCGCCATCATCAGCCATCCGAATAGCGGCGTACTGGCTTTATCGTTTTGTTCGGCAGGCGGAATGAAGGCAAAAAGCGAACCGACAAGCAGCTCATAAGCGCGCACATGCGGCAGGAAATACGCCTCCATGCCCAAAGTCGGCAACAGCGCGGAAAACAGGCTGATGACAATCAGCAAAAGGATAAACGTCCGCACATTGCGCCGTTTGCTGAGACGGAAAAACAAAATCAGCAACGCGGGGAAAATAAAGTAAAACTGTTCTTCCAACGACAGAGACCAAATGTGCTGCAACGGCTTTTCCGTCGCATCCGCATCAAAATAGCCGCCGCGGCGGGCAAAGAACAGGTTGGCGGCAAACAGCAAGGCATAGACGGCGGATTTGACGTATTGGCGCAAATCGAAAGACAAAAAGAAAATGGCGGCAACGACCGTCGTGCAAAGCAATACACAGGCAAAGACAGGCAAGATGCGTTTGGCGCGGCGTTTGTAAAACTCAAGAAACGAAAAACTGCCGTCGCGAATCTCGCGGCTGATAATGGTCGTGATCAAATATCCCGACAACACGAAAAACATATCCACACCCAAAAAACCACCCGGCAGCCATTGGGGATCGATATGAAATACGATGACGGATAAAACGGCCAATGCCCGTATCCCGTCCAAATCAGGACGGTATTTCAACACTTTACTCATAACTCATACCTGATAGTAATCTCAGTGATGTTTACTATGAGTATAAACTCAATATTTAGTTTCACGCCCCCTATTAAATTTAAAGGGTGTACAAAATCAAAATACAGTCTGGAAATGATGAATTACCGCCTGAATTCAGGCTGGAAAAGTTTTCAGACGACCTACCGCTTGCGTTTCAGCACCAAATATAAAAACACCAGCCCGCCCGCAAATTCAACCACTACGCTCAACACCGCCTTCATGCCGAGCAGGTGTTCGAACACGGTTTGCCCGCCGACCAGCAGGATGCCGCCGACGCACACCGTCATCGGCAGCCGCACGCTATGGCGCACGCTCGGGGCAAAATGGTTGGCAAGCGCGGCAGCCAGCAGGCCGAAGAAGCTGACCGGCCCGACCACCGCCGTCGCCGTCGCCACGAGCGCGGCAATCCAAAGCAACAGCCACAAAGTATTGCGCGTGTAGTTTATGCCCAAATTAATCGTTTGGTCGCGTCCCAAAAGATGGACGTCCAGACGGTGCCGCTCGCGCCAAACCACCACCGCACTCGCCAGCAGAATCAGCGCGCCCACGCCCAAAAGCTCGCTGTGGACCGTATTGAAGTTCGCAAACATATTCGCCTGCGCCGCCGTAAATTCCTCCGGATCAATCATGCGCGTCAGCAGCGAAGAGAGGCTGCGGAACAAAATCCCGAAAATCACGCCGATTAAAATCATGCGCGACAAATCGCGTCCGCCCTGTCGGATGAGCGTGTAAAACAAAAGCAGCGAGCCGCCCATCATCATCACCAGCTCAAAGCCGAACTTGCCCGTCAGCGGCAGCGACGTATAGCCCACCCCGCCCAAAGCAAACAGCAAAAGCGTTTGCAAAAACACATACAGCGAGTCGAAGCCCAAAATCGAAGGTGTAAGGATCGGGTTGTTCGTCAACGTTTGGAAAAGCTGGGTCGAAACCCCGACCGCATACGCCACCAGCAGCAAAGCCGCCAGCTTGGTCAGCCGCAGTTGCAACACAAAATCCCAATCGCCTTGGATGTTCAAAGTCAGGAACAAGGTGCAACAAGCGAGCAGCAAGACAAACGCCGCCCACAGCGGACGGGAAGAACCCTGCATAAACGCAACCTTGTTCGGGCGAAGCGCGCTACGCTTGTTTTCAGACGACATGGGCAGGCTTCCTCAACAAAATCCACAAGAACAACACCGTACCCAACACACCGAACACGGTTGAGACCGGAATCTCAAACGGGAACACAATCACGCGCCCCAAAATATCGCACAAAAGCACCAGCGACGCGCCGAGCAAAGCCACCGCAGGCAGACTTTGGCGCAGCTTGTCGCCCATCAGGCGGCTGATGATGTTCGGCACGACCAGCCCGATAAACGGAATATTGCCGACCGTTACCAACACCAGCGACGTAATCAATGCGACAATCACCAAACCTACCCACAACACCGCCGTCCGGTTCAGACCCAGATTCACGCTCACCGTCTCGCCCAAGCCCAAAATCGTCAGTTGGTCGGCAATTAAATACGCCGCCAACGCCAAGCCGCCCGTCAGCCACAGCAATTCGTAACGCCCCAACAGCACGCCCGAAAAATCGCCCTGCTGCCACACGCTCAACATCTGCATCATCTCAAACTCATACGCGATAAACGTCGCCACCGCCTCGATAACGCCGCCGAAAATAATCCCTACCAGCGGCACCATCAACTGCGCCGTCGGCGGCAAACGGCGTATCAGCATCATAAACACCAGCATCCCCGCCAACGCCGCCGCAGCCGCCACCGACATTTTCGCCGTCAGCCCGGCAGCCGGAAACATCAGCGTCATCACCAACACACCCAACGCCGCGCTCTGACTTGCGCCCACCATAGACGGCTCGACAAAACGGTTGCGCATCAAAATCTGCATAATCATCCCCGCCACCGCCATCGATGCCCCCGTCAGCACAATCGCAAACGTGCGCGGCAGGCGGCTGACCAGCATCAATTCCGTGCTGTCAGACAAAGTCCAGCGAAACACATCCGCCCAGCGGAAATCGCCGACGCCCACCGACAGGCTGACGAGAAACAGCACCGCCAGCACAAAGCAGTTGATTAAATTTAAAGATAAAGGTTTGACGGACATAAGGAAAAAATGTGAAATATTTAAAACACGGCAACAGCCATGTTCGGCAATGTAATGCATCTTCGCCCTCTTACAGCATGAGAGGACACTTTGAATTTCGGCGTCTTTTAAAACAATCTCATCCTAAATACCTCATCGCTTCAGGATATGGCAAAGGACAAAATTGCTGTTATGGCAATCAAGGTCGTCT is a genomic window containing:
- a CDS encoding ABC transporter ATP-binding protein → MITIRNVSFHIGGNPILNNVSLDIPEGGITALIGPNGAGKSTLLSFMARLRPLEQGSISYAGKDVSTTPTAELAKTLSILTQENSVMSRITVRDLLMFGRYPYHQGRPTPEDLAIVENALSEFKLDSFANRYLTELSGGQRQRAMIAMVFCQSTDYVLLDEPLNNLDMYHARALMQLLQRLTREHKRTTVVVLHDINQAAAYADHVVAMKNGQVAMTGAPNDIFTAENIKDLFDIDVDVLDYQGKKLVIHHV
- a CDS encoding FmdE family protein, giving the protein MTQEHFPEFFEQAPTLTVQDALAEFLGAAEEGIMQYRYADAVRLCGHSCPTVAGAYLMTLKGLKALYGSDLPQRGGIEAAMQGARDEGTVGVTASVVQLLTGAAPETGFGGVGPQGRFARRNLLSFDADIEGTLTLRRKDNGKTVAVSLNAAMQPFAPEMRDIMPKAVSGIATAEELKRFGELWQARVKAFLIDLADNPQFVIVREI
- a CDS encoding acyltransferase family protein, whose product is MSKVLKYRPDLDGIRALAVLSVIVFHIDPQWLPGGFLGVDMFFVLSGYLITTIISREIRDGSFSFLEFYKRRAKRILPVFACVLLCTTVVAAIFFLSFDLRQYVKSAVYALLFAANLFFARRGGYFDADATEKPLQHIWSLSLEEQFYFIFPALLILFFRLSKRRNVRTFILLLIVISLFSALLPTLGMEAYFLPHVRAYELLVGSLFAFIPPAEQNDKASTPLFGWLMMAVIAATLVLPYGVLPGAGNIERLLCCLAVGGLIYSGKSLQMQEGFNTSKLLSLKPVVFIGLISYSLYLWHWVVLALMRYIYMDAQLPLAASALAVIIMLLLSVLSYYFVETPARKAKNFTTAKFKWSMAAYFALLIPAATYLMTAKPAAFESSLYKADESKICADTLTKTDCAVGAANQKPEVLVIGDSHAAHLSPFLDIVGKKEGWSADVITSNSCATAFGFVLPDSDRRADRCNPYNRFIEQKTKDYPVIIISQRWFLHTAKPEFLERFNTMLEDLVKAGKKVYVLADTPMDGQLPLRRYYLRQKLGIDINYVSEDKKEEVLDSAKSEDEVEKIVKQHRGVQWVDFMQYIPADKLIDGLPVYFDTNHLNPFGSSKIAEMFINDKRTLLK
- a CDS encoding iron chelate uptake ABC transporter family permease subunit codes for the protein MSSENKRSALRPNKVAFMQGSSRPLWAAFVLLLACCTLFLTLNIQGDWDFVLQLRLTKLAALLLVAYAVGVSTQLFQTLTNNPILTPSILGFDSLYVFLQTLLLFALGGVGYTSLPLTGKFGFELVMMMGGSLLLFYTLIRQGGRDLSRMILIGVIFGILFRSLSSLLTRMIDPEEFTAAQANMFANFNTVHSELLGVGALILLASAVVVWRERHRLDVHLLGRDQTINLGINYTRNTLWLLLWIAALVATATAVVGPVSFFGLLAAALANHFAPSVRHSVRLPMTVCVGGILLVGGQTVFEHLLGMKAVLSVVVEFAGGLVFLYLVLKRKR
- a CDS encoding ABC transporter permease, giving the protein MSVKPLSLNLINCFVLAVLFLVSLSVGVGDFRWADVFRWTLSDSTELMLVSRLPRTFAIVLTGASMAVAGMIMQILMRNRFVEPSMVGASQSAALGVLVMTLMFPAAGLTAKMSVAAAAALAGMLVFMMLIRRLPPTAQLMVPLVGIIFGGVIEAVATFIAYEFEMMQMLSVWQQGDFSGVLLGRYELLWLTGGLALAAYLIADQLTILGLGETVSVNLGLNRTAVLWVGLVIVALITSLVLVTVGNIPFIGLVVPNIISRLMGDKLRQSLPAVALLGASLVLLCDILGRVIVFPFEIPVSTVFGVLGTVLFLWILLRKPAHVV